One genomic region from Leptospira licerasiae serovar Varillal str. VAR 010 encodes:
- a CDS encoding sensor histidine kinase, which produces MKSSFFPYWCILLDPSGLIIETNLPLESWRQNPLSYFLDGTEKIQGEKGNAVLSWQPGKSPLSFPGNIGIIANWTLTHGIFWIRMEPMEEGSDALLENSFWKEFLSSDRPFRQIFETNQAIKWILDPDSGDILYANQAAIQFYGYSQEELLQMKITDINIFTKEQIFDEMKQAALEARQYFRFKHKLKNGEIREMEVYSGPLQFGGKRVLFSILYDVTERVKAISLLEESERKYRSLVESASDSIIITNFETKILEVNRRICELLEYTKEQLQTFSLKDILDEDSFADSMRRIPALEMGQPVILNRRFKSKSGKIIEAEVNAVRIDDSRYMGIVRDVTERNSMTRTLERSLKEKEAMLQEIHHRVKNNLQVVSSLLGLQYENTDDPNLKRILQECENRVKSMGFVHAELYRSENFAAVDLENYFTTVSSNLIRAYGGLPRIQLQLDLSSLEVSIEKAIPLGLILNELLTNSLKYAFPKDRAGKIQVCIYKEEQNIVFSYSDDGVGFRKENLNGSGTIGIQLIEILSSQLKANSEFTSENGVVFRLRIPDRKPGK; this is translated from the coding sequence ATGAAATCCTCCTTCTTTCCATACTGGTGCATACTTCTGGATCCTTCCGGATTGATCATTGAGACCAATCTTCCTTTGGAGTCCTGGAGACAAAACCCACTCTCTTACTTTTTGGATGGGACGGAGAAGATCCAAGGTGAGAAGGGAAACGCTGTACTTTCGTGGCAGCCGGGAAAAAGCCCTCTCTCATTTCCCGGGAATATCGGAATTATTGCAAATTGGACCCTTACTCACGGAATATTTTGGATCAGGATGGAACCAATGGAAGAAGGTTCCGATGCTCTTCTCGAAAATTCTTTTTGGAAGGAATTCCTATCCAGCGACAGACCCTTTCGCCAAATTTTTGAAACGAACCAGGCAATTAAATGGATCTTAGATCCGGATTCAGGTGATATTTTATACGCAAATCAAGCAGCGATCCAATTTTACGGATACAGCCAAGAAGAACTTTTGCAAATGAAGATAACGGATATCAATATCTTTACGAAGGAACAAATTTTCGATGAAATGAAACAAGCGGCGCTTGAAGCCCGGCAATATTTCCGATTCAAACATAAATTAAAAAACGGAGAAATCCGTGAGATGGAAGTGTATAGCGGGCCGTTACAATTCGGGGGCAAAAGAGTATTATTTTCCATATTATACGATGTAACGGAAAGAGTTAAGGCGATCTCTTTATTAGAAGAAAGTGAAAGAAAATATCGTTCTCTAGTAGAGAGCGCTTCCGATTCCATCATCATTACAAATTTTGAAACTAAAATTTTAGAAGTGAATAGAAGGATTTGCGAACTTTTGGAGTATACCAAAGAGCAACTCCAAACATTCAGCTTAAAGGATATTCTGGATGAGGACAGCTTTGCAGATTCAATGCGTAGGATTCCTGCATTAGAAATGGGCCAACCAGTCATCTTAAACAGAAGATTCAAAAGTAAATCGGGTAAAATTATAGAAGCGGAAGTGAATGCGGTCCGTATCGACGATTCCCGTTATATGGGAATCGTAAGGGACGTGACCGAAAGAAATTCCATGACCCGGACTTTGGAAAGATCTTTAAAAGAAAAAGAGGCAATGCTCCAGGAGATACATCATAGGGTCAAAAATAACCTACAAGTCGTTTCCAGTCTTCTTGGCTTACAATATGAGAATACGGATGATCCGAACTTGAAAAGGATCTTGCAAGAATGTGAGAACCGAGTCAAGTCCATGGGATTCGTTCATGCAGAACTCTATCGATCCGAAAATTTTGCTGCGGTGGACTTGGAAAATTATTTTACCACTGTTTCTTCCAATCTGATACGGGCCTACGGAGGACTTCCCCGCATCCAACTCCAATTGGATCTGAGTTCTTTGGAAGTAAGTATTGAAAAAGCTATTCCTCTGGGATTGATCTTGAATGAACTTCTCACCAACTCCTTAAAATACGCATTTCCGAAAGATCGTGCGGGAAAAATCCAAGTCTGCATTTATAAAGAAGAACAGAATATCGTCTTCTCATACTCAGACGACGGGGTAGGCTTTCGAAAAGAAAATCTTAACGGCTCCGGAACCATCGGCATCCAGCTCATTGAGATCTTATCCAGTCAGCTCAAGGCAAACTCCGAATTTACTTCGGAAAATGGAGTTGTTTTTCGTCTTAGAATTCCGGACCGGAAGCCAGGAAAGTAG
- a CDS encoding alpha/beta fold hydrolase has translation MNRKFFPIYLFLILFGLTYCSETLVKTGIGYERWKSGLEKKQTKIEPWNWVYLEGGEGSEKILMVHGFGGDKDNWTRFSKWLTPTYTVVAVDLPGFGENDRIADQDYNVTQQVKRLDEFVRTLGWEKFHIIGNSMGGAISGVYAATYPQKILSLGLFAPSGVNSPEKSELSKNLEKGKNNLVATNAEEFQELMKFVFVTPPPIPSFLASYFAEKAVKNSEFNKYIFKQIRSTGYPLQENMNKIQAKTLILWGDTDRVLSVSGAGVLEKGIKGSKKVILKDMGHVPMLERPEEVANTYKEFLVK, from the coding sequence ATGAATCGTAAATTTTTCCCAATCTACCTTTTTCTAATTTTATTCGGACTGACCTATTGTTCCGAGACACTCGTTAAAACCGGCATCGGCTATGAAAGATGGAAATCCGGTCTGGAAAAAAAACAAACCAAGATTGAACCTTGGAACTGGGTGTATTTAGAAGGGGGAGAAGGTAGCGAAAAAATACTGATGGTCCATGGATTCGGCGGAGATAAAGACAATTGGACTAGATTTTCCAAATGGCTTACTCCTACATACACCGTAGTGGCGGTGGATCTTCCCGGTTTTGGGGAGAATGATCGAATTGCGGATCAGGATTATAATGTTACTCAGCAAGTGAAACGACTGGATGAGTTCGTTCGTACATTGGGTTGGGAAAAATTCCATATCATAGGAAACTCCATGGGAGGAGCAATCTCCGGAGTGTATGCGGCAACTTATCCTCAAAAGATATTATCTTTAGGATTATTCGCTCCTTCGGGCGTGAATAGTCCCGAAAAAAGTGAATTGTCCAAAAATTTGGAGAAGGGTAAGAATAACTTAGTAGCGACTAACGCGGAAGAATTTCAAGAATTGATGAAATTCGTTTTTGTTACGCCCCCTCCGATCCCTTCCTTCTTAGCCTCTTATTTTGCGGAAAAAGCGGTTAAAAATTCGGAATTTAATAAATATATTTTTAAACAGATCAGATCTACAGGTTATCCGTTACAGGAAAATATGAATAAGATCCAAGCAAAAACACTGATTCTATGGGGAGATACTGACAGAGTATTGAGCGTCTCCGGCGCTGGGGTCTTAGAAAAAGGGATCAAAGGATCTAAAAAGGTGATCTTAAAAGATATGGGCCATGTTCCTATGTTGGAAAGGCCCGAAGAAGTAGCGAATACTTACAAAGAATTTTTAGTGAAGTAA
- a CDS encoding PAS domain-containing sensor histidine kinase has translation MALAKLLKWFQNRNLRKKIEKEIRAFAPEVFNDYLYRVDVLDNGNLILSWANDGFLKFCGITAEDLSHPWAAADPKYFHQDDLDLIRQRVRSLLSGASRTDEYRVYGPDGQIRWLRDHAHPIWDPVRKRVTQIYGSIQDLTPLRKSEIVLQDQLSYTNILLDSTEEWVIRVNQAGKIQYVNSSGRSEVRRQFGIELLPDSRILSLISETHREIFQAQLNKAFSGAKVKWHFSRLFPVQPNSELEVSFAPLSKEGAIKEVVIFLKDVTLRTVWETALLASEEKYRKLVEVSPDAIGLHADGKVIYINQTGLKMLGYETMEEIEGKPIIEFIHPESRQVVAERVLKAMLRSEPLEPIEEKFIRKDGTEISVEVSGVAFEQRGQKLMQVIVRDITERKKAELELSELRRKILQTNDRLQAIIEGVKDSICAVDMDLRVISCNTAFELMVWKVYGKRVTVGQRIWDIAIDDPEERERIIRNWSRALTGEVFKMERKISGLVKDSIVLEITYSSIRDESHNMIGATQIIRDVTDRYQYEETLRKSLDEKEVMLKEIHHRVKNNLQVVSSLLSLQTDFIDDPKLVSILKECERRIQSMALVHKELYQNDTIADADFTEYLNNLLVALVQSYGANKKVGYSIESQDIRLNLDCAIPLALVFNELVSNSLKYAFPGDRKGDIFISISKMENGLSISIGDNGVGLPKNVDVRNSEGLGLQLVGMLLDKLKAKWGLEPVDTGTRYKIELPIPK, from the coding sequence ATGGCTCTTGCCAAACTTCTAAAATGGTTTCAAAATCGGAATCTTCGGAAAAAAATAGAAAAAGAGATCCGCGCCTTCGCGCCGGAAGTGTTCAACGATTATCTTTATCGAGTAGACGTACTAGATAATGGAAATCTAATATTAAGTTGGGCAAACGACGGATTCCTGAAATTCTGTGGGATCACTGCGGAAGACTTAAGTCATCCCTGGGCTGCCGCAGACCCAAAATACTTTCACCAAGACGATCTGGATCTGATTCGGCAAAGGGTCCGATCATTATTGTCCGGAGCTTCTCGAACGGACGAATATAGGGTATACGGACCCGACGGGCAGATCCGTTGGTTGAGAGACCATGCTCATCCGATCTGGGATCCGGTTAGAAAAAGAGTCACTCAGATCTACGGTTCCATCCAAGATTTAACCCCATTAAGAAAGAGTGAAATAGTACTTCAAGACCAACTTTCTTACACGAATATCCTTTTGGATAGCACGGAAGAATGGGTGATCCGAGTTAACCAAGCGGGGAAGATACAATATGTAAATTCTTCCGGAAGATCGGAGGTTAGAAGGCAATTCGGGATAGAATTACTTCCTGATTCAAGGATACTTTCTTTGATCTCGGAAACCCATAGAGAAATTTTCCAAGCTCAGCTAAACAAAGCATTTTCCGGAGCAAAAGTTAAATGGCATTTCTCCAGACTATTCCCGGTACAACCAAACTCCGAACTAGAAGTATCCTTTGCCCCTTTATCGAAAGAAGGCGCAATTAAGGAAGTCGTAATATTCTTAAAGGACGTGACCCTCAGGACAGTTTGGGAAACAGCCCTGCTTGCGAGCGAGGAAAAGTATAGAAAATTAGTGGAAGTATCTCCGGATGCGATTGGATTACATGCGGATGGAAAAGTAATCTATATCAACCAAACAGGTCTTAAAATGTTGGGCTATGAAACTATGGAGGAGATAGAAGGAAAACCGATCATAGAATTTATCCATCCGGAATCCAGACAGGTTGTAGCGGAAAGAGTTCTCAAAGCGATGCTCAGGTCCGAACCATTGGAACCGATAGAGGAAAAATTCATTCGAAAAGACGGAACAGAGATCTCTGTAGAAGTTTCCGGAGTGGCATTCGAGCAAAGAGGGCAAAAGTTAATGCAGGTGATCGTCAGGGATATCACCGAAAGGAAAAAAGCGGAACTCGAACTAAGCGAACTTAGGAGAAAAATCCTACAAACCAACGATAGACTCCAAGCAATTATAGAAGGTGTAAAGGATTCTATCTGCGCTGTGGACATGGATCTAAGGGTCATCTCATGTAATACTGCATTCGAACTCATGGTTTGGAAAGTATATGGAAAAAGGGTCACAGTAGGCCAAAGGATTTGGGATATCGCCATCGATGATCCGGAAGAAAGAGAAAGAATTATCCGAAATTGGAGTAGGGCATTGACCGGCGAAGTTTTCAAGATGGAGAGAAAGATTTCTGGTTTAGTCAAAGATTCCATCGTACTCGAGATAACTTATAGTTCTATTCGGGACGAAAGCCATAATATGATAGGCGCCACTCAAATTATCCGAGACGTAACGGATAGATACCAATACGAAGAAACGCTAAGAAAATCCTTGGACGAAAAGGAAGTGATGTTGAAGGAGATCCATCATAGGGTTAAAAACAATCTTCAGGTAGTCTCCAGTCTTTTGAGTTTACAAACGGATTTTATCGACGATCCAAAGCTAGTTTCTATCCTGAAAGAATGTGAGAGAAGGATCCAATCCATGGCGTTGGTTCACAAGGAACTATACCAAAACGATACCATAGCTGACGCGGACTTCACGGAATATCTAAATAACTTACTCGTAGCGTTAGTCCAATCGTACGGCGCAAATAAAAAAGTCGGTTATTCCATCGAATCGCAAGATATACGTTTAAATTTGGATTGTGCGATACCGCTTGCATTGGTATTCAACGAACTAGTTTCAAATTCCTTAAAATACGCCTTTCCAGGAGATCGAAAGGGAGACATTTTTATCTCCATTTCCAAAATGGAAAACGGGCTTTCCATCTCGATCGGAGACAATGGAGTAGGGCTTCCTAAAAATGTGGATGTCAGAAATTCGGAAGGGTTAGGATTACAATTGGTCGGAATGTTATTGGATAAATTGAAAGCTAAATGGGGACTGGAACCGGTAGATACTGGTACCAGATACAAAATAGAACTTCCCATCCCTAAATAG
- a CDS encoding cyclic nucleotide-binding domain-containing protein, translated as MQHTTEEILHQIYLFSSFSMDELAKIAEKTKYKVLEQGDAVYQEGNDAKAFYVVMYGTLKILTSTEKGDDVSVTTIATGDHFGEFPFLDQGKRAGTVEAMERCELLEIPFEHLQQILDSDKELALKFYKGITTYLVKRMRLLTHDLAYARELKKRYS; from the coding sequence ATGCAACACACTACAGAAGAAATCCTACACCAGATTTATTTATTTTCCAGCTTCTCTATGGATGAATTAGCCAAAATAGCGGAGAAGACAAAATACAAGGTGCTCGAACAAGGGGACGCGGTTTACCAAGAAGGGAACGATGCAAAAGCGTTCTATGTGGTAATGTACGGAACCCTAAAAATTTTGACCTCCACCGAAAAAGGGGACGATGTGAGCGTGACTACGATCGCCACAGGTGATCATTTCGGAGAATTCCCGTTTTTGGATCAGGGAAAAAGAGCCGGAACGGTAGAAGCAATGGAACGTTGCGAACTTTTGGAAATTCCTTTCGAACACCTGCAACAGATTTTAGATTCAGATAAGGAACTTGCTCTGAAATTTTATAAAGGGATCACCACTTATTTGGTGAAAAGAATGAGACTTTTAACTCATGACTTAGCATACGCTAGAGAATTAAAGAAACGTTATTCGTGA